Below is a genomic region from Raphanus sativus cultivar WK10039 chromosome 4, ASM80110v3, whole genome shotgun sequence.
CTATCATTATATTCTCTCACAGTCACTACCAGAGTTTTCATCGctaatataattattatcattactgtcactaatattaatattattattattattgtcacCGTGCCACGACCACACGATGTCCTTCAACGCCGGCCTGACCTGTTCCTCGTACAACTTATTATACTCCAGAGTGTCTCCAGCCGATTTACACAGCTCCACGACGGCGACCTCCGGCGCGACCTCGAAAACCTCCGCCGTCACCGATATCCGCCCCTTCCTCCCCTCCGTCTTCCCCTGCATCCTCACCATAAAATCCTTCGTCCTCTTCACCTCCATCCCCATCTCCTTCCCGATCCCTTCCATCCTCGCCGCTATCTCCGCCGCCGTCCGCCGCGACGTGAACACCGACCTCACCTTCCTCTTGCTCTCGAACAGACTCGACAGATCGAACCCCGACGACATCGACGAGATGAACTCGAACGCGTTGAAAAACTTCGCCGTCACCGCCGctccctcctcctccgccgccgcgcCGTCGTTTCCCGGCGAGTCGACCACCGTCGTCACCGGAGCCTTGAAGCTTTTCCGATACCACGGCGTGCGGGTGATCGGCGGGATGGAGATCCGGCGATCGGGATCGACTACGAGGAGCTTCGAGACCAGCCTCCTCGCCTCCGGTGAGAACCACGGCGGGAACTCGAACTCCGCCTTGAAGATCTTTCTATACATGTTCATGAGATTCTCTTCCTGAAACGGAAGGTATCCAGCTAAGAGCACGTACAAAACGACGCCGCACGACCATATATCCGCTTTCGCGCCATCGTACCCTTTCTTACGTAAAACCTCGGGGGCCACGTAAGCAGGGGTCCCGCACTGGGTGTGTAGCAGCCCGTCTTGTAAAAGCTGCTCAGGGAGAGCGGAGAGACCGAAGTCTGAGACTTTGAGATCTCCGTTCTCGTCGACGAGGAGATTCTCCGGCTTGAGGTCTCGGTGGGAGACGCCTCTGCTGTGGCAGAAATCGACGGCGGAGATCAGCTGCTGGAAGTACCTGCGCGCCGCGTCTTCTTTGAGCTTTCCTTTGACGACTTTTGCGAAGAGCTCGCCGCCTCTGACGAACTCCATGACGAAGAAGATCTTCGTCTTCGTCGCCATGACTTCTCTGAGCTCGACGACGTTGGGGTGGCGGACGAGCCTCATGATGGAGATCTCGCGCTTGATCTGGTCCATCATCCCGGGGCGTTTCATCACGTGGTCTTTGTTGATGATCTTGATCGCCACGCTCTCGCCGGTGGTGATGTGTTTTGCGTGGTAGACTTTGGCGAAGGTTCCTTTGCCTAAAAGCCTTCCCATTTCGTATTTTCCGAACAGAACAACACGCCGTTCTTCCTCCATGAaacgtttttctttttctttttgctttagAATGGTTTGGTTGATGATGCAGGAATCCGTGAGCATATAGTAACTTTGCGGAGGTAGAATGATTCCATAGTCAGCAAAAAAACAGTTAttaccagagagagagagggatgcTAATGAATGATAGAAGCTTTGAATTGGTGGTTTGGTTATAAGAAACTTGATGGCCCcttgtaaatatatattcagTGGGGGTTATGAGATTCCCACAAGAAAGAGACTCTTAAATCAAGCAAAGCCGCGGTTTAGTTGCAGATTATATAGGGGTATATTCTCTAATATGATAAGTTTTATACcttttatatttagtaaaatatttaattgtatcAGTTTAACGCTAATTAGATATTAATATATCATGAAATCTTTCGGTTACacctttttctttatatatttatttgatttctaTCAAGAAGTTTTAGTACCGATTATATACCATAATCTCTCTCTGCAACGTTAGAGCAATTTTAATGGTGAGTTTGTAAAACATAGGttcttaaaaacaaaataataatattcaaattaaataattaagttttgatttaaattaaaacattatattagttaaataagGCCATGTGGCAAAATAATGTATTTAGAGGTTTTTAGAAGTACAAAGATTTGAACTTTtaccttttctttctttaatttcttttaatttttttcttttctttttcttgttagATCCCTTTAGCATCTTCTTGTTGGAGGTGCTCTAATCCAACCCAAAGAAATCAACGCTCCTCCCAAACCGAAATTCAAACTGTGTTTTAGCATTTAAAAAACTTCGCTAAACCAAAACCCgcataatatatttcaaaagtcAATATGGTCTGATTGAGTGATTACTCCTCCTGAGTTGTAATCCGAAATTCATTGATGATTTTCATATTTGCTGATCCGAGAGATCATTCGTTTACTTTTCCAACTATAGGAAGGAAACATGTATGTGCCTGTTCTAACAAGAGACAAGTCTCCTTGCCAACATTTTACTGTGCTTAGTCTTTTACAGCGTTTTTGAAcgtattgtaatttttttaatatttgaacttattataatatataactaaacTTTCCGTAATTCAAATTTTGAGACTTGAAACTATCGTGATGTGTAGTAATAGTTGACTAATGTTTTTTAAAAGTACTTATGACACATTATTGTGGTAAGTAAATGTTTGTTGTTCATCgacaaattattaatataaagtaTTAATCAGTGCATTCCATCATTTTTCTCAAACATTCTCGATAtctttaattaaatataataggGCCTAGAATATAATAATgaaagtattttattaaaaggagGATATTTTCGACAAAAAGGATATATTTATTTACGACGATACCTAATAGTTTGTGGCCAATGATCAGCCAAATTCCTacagatttattaaaaattaaattaatttcaatAATCCCTTCAAACGTTCCGATGTCTTTCTTTTGTTCCATTCTCAttttatctatctatactattatttgagaaatgatttttcgcgacggagctctcacgttaaaagttatacTGGTTAATATCGATTGTATCCTTAatgactaaattttataaagtatctataacataaaaacaaattttaattttctgattagATAAtcgattaaaattaataatgataagaattatctcaaatttaaaaatatattttaaaataaaaagttagagtgattaatattttatacgcttaatggataaatatataaattacacacaaaacaaaaacccttaataaaattttatatataataaaaaaagaatttatattaatcatattatttttataaaataagataagtcttatatattgtgttgttatcttaaaattattatttatattataaaagttaaaaata
It encodes:
- the LOC108830109 gene encoding CBL-interacting serine/threonine-protein kinase 5 → MLTDSCIINQTILKQKEKEKRFMEEERRVVLFGKYEMGRLLGKGTFAKVYHAKHITTGESVAIKIINKDHVMKRPGMMDQIKREISIMRLVRHPNVVELREVMATKTKIFFVMEFVRGGELFAKVVKGKLKEDAARRYFQQLISAVDFCHSRGVSHRDLKPENLLVDENGDLKVSDFGLSALPEQLLQDGLLHTQCGTPAYVAPEVLRKKGYDGAKADIWSCGVVLYVLLAGYLPFQEENLMNMYRKIFKAEFEFPPWFSPEARRLVSKLLVVDPDRRISIPPITRTPWYRKSFKAPVTTVVDSPGNDGAAAEEEGAAVTAKFFNAFEFISSMSSGFDLSSLFESKRKVRSVFTSRRTAAEIAARMEGIGKEMGMEVKRTKDFMVRMQGKTEGRKGRISVTAEVFEVAPEVAVVELCKSAGDTLEYNKLYEEQVRPALKDIVWSWHGDNNNNNINISDSNDNNYISDENSGSDCERI